One genomic region from Cryptococcus neoformans var. grubii H99 chromosome 10, complete sequence encodes:
- a CDS encoding galactose transporter, variant, whose translation MGGGAAAGGDFDALLTQNQNGGWRGLFNNGRALGLACFASIGGVLYGYNQGVFGQVQVMYSFEQRYMATLDNTDTKGLLTSILELGAFLGALMAGPLADRFSRKFSISAWCIVFMMGTAIQTGANSNVACIYAGRWFAGMGIGALSMLVPMFNAELAPPGIRGSLVALQQLAITFGIMVSYWIGYGTNYIGGTGAGQTTAAWRIPLGLQLVPSLVLCVGSCFLPYSPRWLMLKGREEECLTNLAMLRKSTEDAPEVQYEFRALQAERLVEREAAKERYGQEDVNFRVTMAEYKRLFTTKPLLHRLMLGAGCQTLQQWTGINAIIYYAPTIFEQIGLSGAGAGGTISLLATGIVGIVQFVFTIPAVLFVDNFGRKPILAWGEANMGISHAIIAAIVAVYGDKFDTNKKAGNAAVFFIYWYIVNFACTWGPLAWVVSAEVFPLDMRAKGMSVSSGANWIMNFTVAMVTPHMIESIGYKTYIVFMCFCVVGFLFSILILPELKGLSLEEVDQLFHDTSGAEDRARRERIAAQIGLDKVANQIQHQEKANDSEV comes from the exons ATGGGCGGtggtgctgctgctggtggtgaCTTTGATGCTCTCCTTACTCAAAATCAAAATGGAGGATGGCGGGGTCTCTTCAATAACGGCCGAGCTCTTGGTTTGGCTTGTTTCGCCTCTATTGGCGGTGTGCTCTATGGTTACAACCAG GGTGTTTTCGGTCAAGTCCAAGTCATGTACAGCTTTGAACAGCGATACATGGCTACT TTGGACAACACTGATACCAAGGGTCTCTTGACCTCTATTCTCGAACTTGGCGCTTTCCTCGGTGCTCTCATGGCTGGCCCTTTGGCTGACAGATTTTCCCGAAAG TTCTCCATTTCTGCCTGGTGTATCGTCTTTATGATGGGTACTGCCATTCAAACCGGTGCCAACTCTAACGTCGCGTGCATCTACG CTGGTCGATGGTTCGCAGGTATGGGTATCGGTGCTCTTTCTATGCTTGTTCCTATGTTCAATGCCGAGTTGGCTCCTCCTGGTATTCGGGGTTCATTGGTCGCTCTTCAACAATTGGCCATTACTTTCGGAATCATGGTTTCTTACTGGATCGGTTATGGTACTAACT ACATTGGCGGTACCGGTGCCGGCCAGACTACCGCTGCTTGGCGAATTCCCCTCGGTCTCCAGCTCGTTCCTTCTCTGGTTCTCTGTGTCGGTTCTTGCTTCCTTCCTTACTCCCCCCGATGGCTCATGCTCAAAG GTCGTGAGGAGGAATGTCTTACCAATTTGGCCATGCTCCGAAAGTCTACCGAGGATGCCCCCGAAGTCCAGTACGAGTTCCGTGCCCTTCAGGCCGAGCGTCTCGTCGAGCGTGAGGCCGCCAAGGAACGATACGGCCAGGAGGACGTCAACTTCCGAGTCACCATGGCCGAGTACAAGAGGTTGTTCACTACCAaaccccttcttcaccgacTTATGCTTGGTGCCGGTTGCCAGACTTTGCAACAATGGACTGGTATTAACGCTATCATCTACTACGCTCCTACCATCTTCGAGCAGATCGGTCTTAGCGGTGCCGGTGCTGGTGGTACTATCAGTCTTTTGGCCACTGGTATCGTCGGTATCGTGCAGTTTGTTTTCACTATCCCTGCCGTCCTTTTCGTCGACAAT TTCGGTCGAAAGCCTATTCTTGCCTGGGGCGAAGCCAACATGGGCATCTCTCACGCTATCATCGCCGCTATCGTTGCCGTCTACGGTGACAAATTCGATACCAACAAGAAGGCTGGTAATGCCGCTGTTTTCTTT ATCTACTGGTACATTGTCAACTTTGCCTGCACCTGGGGTCCCTTGGCTTGGGTTGTATCCGCTGAAGTCTTCCCTCTCGACATGCGTGCTAAGGGTATGAGTGTCTCTTCCGGTGCGAACTGGATT ATGAACTTCACCGTGGCCATGGTTACCCCTCACATGATCGAAAGCATTGGTTACAAGACTTACATCGTCTTCATGTGCTTCTGTGTTGTCGGCTTCTTGTTCTCCATACTCATCCTTCCCGAACTCAAGGGTCTCTCTCTCGAAGAAGTCGACCAGCTCTTCCACGACACTTCTGGTGCGGAGGACCGAGCACGACGAGAGCGTATTGCTGCCCAGATTGGTTTGGACAAGGTTGCTAACCAGATCCAGCACCAGGAGAAGGCTAATGATTCCGAAGTTTAA